One window of Triticum dicoccoides isolate Atlit2015 ecotype Zavitan chromosome 5A, WEW_v2.0, whole genome shotgun sequence genomic DNA carries:
- the LOC119301871 gene encoding polyadenylate-binding protein RBP47-like: MQAATVAAAANGGGDVQKQQQVGAAPLPAVAALAPPPHWVAMPFAPPGAAAMVVPHQMAPAPPHQFAPHFVPFHAVAPPPPPLQPRPAHVAMGSPAPAAQPGQEENKTIWVGDLHYWMDENYLHTCFGYTGEVVAIKVIRNKQTGQSEGYGFVEFYSHAAAEKVLDGFAGHIMPNTDQPFRINWASFSMGDRRSDIASDHSIFVGDLASDVNDTALLETFSSRYSSVKGAKVVIDANTGRSKGYGFVRFGDDSEKTNAMTEMNGVYCSTRPMRIGPATPRKSSGTSGSTGSSARSDGDLTNTTVFVGGLDPNVSEDDLKQTFSQYGEISSVKIPVGKQCGFVQFLQRKNAEDALQGLNGSTIGKQTVRLSWGRNPANKQLRSDNGNQWNNGMYYAPSPFYNGYGYPAAPFPDPGMYAAAYGAYPVYGNQQQVS; the protein is encoded by the exons ATGCAGGCGGCGACGGTGGCAGCGGCGGCCAACGGCGGGGGCGACGTGCAGAAGCAGCAGCAGGTGGGGGCGGCGCCGCtcccggcggtggcggcgctggcgCCGCCGCCCCATTGGGTGGCCATGCCGTTCGCGCCGCCGGGCGCCGCGGCCATGGTGGTGCCGCACCAGATGGCGCCGGCGCCGCCCCACCAGTTCGCGCCGCACTTCGTGCCGTTCCACGccgtcgcgccgccgcccccgccgctgcAGCCGCGCCCGGCGCACGTCGCCATGGGCTCCCCGGCCCCCGCCGCGCAGCCCGGCCAGGAGGAGAACAAGACCATCTGGGTCGGCGACCTCCATTACTGGATGGACGAGAACTACCTCCACACCTGCTTCGGCTACACCGGCGAG GTTGTCGCAATCAAGGTTATTCGTAATAAGCAAACCGGGCAATCAGAAGGATATGGATTTGTAGAGTTCTACAGTCATGCTGCAGCTGAAAAAGTACTTGATGGTTTTGCTGGGCATATAATGCCAAATACTGACCAACCTTTTAGGATAAACTGGGCATCATTTAGCATGGGGGATAGGCGTTCGGACATTGCTTCAGATCATTCCATATTTGTAGGCGATCTTGCCTCTGATGTCAATGATACTGCATTGCTAGAGACTTTCTCCAGCAGGTACTCCTCTGTCAAAGGTGCAAAAGTTGTTATTGATGCTAACACTGGTAGATCCAAGGGCTATGGCTTTGTGCGGTTTGGAGATGATAGTGAGAAGACAAACGCCATGACCGAGATGAATGGAGTGTATTGCTCAACTAGGCCCATGAGGATTGGCCCTGCAACTCCCAGAAAATCTTCAG GTACTTCTGGATCTACTGGTTCATCCGCTCGATCAGACGGAGATTTGACAAACACAACT GTATTTGTCGGTGGGCTTGACCCAAATGTCAGTGAAGATGATCTTAAGCAAACCTTCTCCCAGTATGGTGAGATTTCCTCTGTGAAGATTCCAGTTGGGAAACAGTGCGGGTTCgtgcagtttcttcagag AAAGAATGCAGAAGATGCATTGCAAGGGCTAAACGGGAGCACCATCGGGAAACAGACCGTGCGCCTTTCATGGGGTCGCAATCCAGCAAACAAGCAG TTGAGGAGTGACAACGGCAACCAGTGGAACAATGGGATGTACTACGCGCCCTCGCCGTTCTACAACGGGTACGGCTACCCCGCGGCACCGTTCCCTGACCCGGGCATGT